The following coding sequences are from one Natrinema sp. CBA1119 window:
- a CDS encoding DUF6166 domain-containing protein — translation MSGISDPHSHVQSRASGDGDVVYVGYRRRGRAIVEKQSDQEQLTPERSLELANHSPSGFEWGYGGSGPAQLALALLLDYTDDEEVALAHYTEFKNEVVSQLDCDSSDECWRLSGSDIEATLLASTDEEVVAIA, via the coding sequence ATGAGTGGAATCAGCGACCCACACTCGCACGTACAGTCACGGGCCTCGGGTGACGGCGACGTCGTCTACGTCGGTTACCGTCGTCGAGGCCGCGCCATCGTCGAGAAACAATCGGACCAGGAACAGCTCACGCCAGAGCGGAGTCTCGAACTGGCGAACCACAGTCCCTCGGGCTTCGAATGGGGATACGGTGGAAGTGGTCCAGCGCAGCTCGCACTCGCGCTCCTACTGGACTACACGGATGATGAAGAGGTCGCACTGGCGCATTACACCGAGTTCAAAAACGAGGTCGTGAGCCAACTGGACTGTGATAGTTCCGACGAGTGCTGGCGACTCTCCGGGAGCGACATCGAAGCCACTCTCCTCGCCAGTACCGACGAGGAAGTTGTGGCTATTGCCTAA
- a CDS encoding DEAD/DEAH box helicase — MPTLVEIARRHDGELTRDQFEDLCREECRKPDGSRYSSSYIERALSTFIQLGVVREKDGTITVWEFAKEFDDDEIEYSEFLWRGIKQSWVLAGNFPEGIEGLRQTHYVVTHAEAPLSSTEIREQLTEQFDYEYNDAGIRGYPELLTQLEALRQTEDGYVPGPRSSTFEGRWRGRANVFFKLERWLHHRGPTVDVPRDTIKKALMKYYMYRESGGWGRHRRLYNRFLEDYIRETSRKSDVANPQIHLSEEYHKDEDPREDLRDDIKEKFPGIDGQELGGLYPDTLEDILAADTEQEAREIRATASPGISRRDLQSLVDETRDPYTPPADFSLFDWQQEAIDQWFNDDDSTAESGIAQVVTGAGKTVMALGAINEWLEKHPDGAVTIVVPTKVLMHQWLREFIEKLNVPPSDIGWAGNGHKDSHGECRIIVSIVNSAVKDDYLRTSLREANTDEHLLVADECHRYTGDVHSQVLKYPNSATMGLSATPLSTINPEEDELTEDDELLLDNLGALFYHLNYEEGVERGLVSEFTINYVGFELTPAEQHTYEQFSKKVSSAVQDIEARYSHRLGELHGSYPQKLQTILQTSDTPTPAISDFFEYTQRRRELIAEAVSRQAITHRLLESAIEQDKKSIVFQERIKQLEQMVAPYDHRDEETQTGKYGSKESGRADLYRQYENELDEVNRDLEDLFFKGSYAPVMYHSGHQNDEWNDWAIEWFRDDGFANVMLSVQALKEGVDVPSADVGIIRVSSGNVRERIQTLGRILRTGNDPDMPSTLHVLYARDTVDERIFEEVDWEAEIGGTHEYYKWETGEEVIKGELVGPSPEFEPDVSPYQPPEIPDVSDLERGDPYEGPRRGQTISVNAEGRPFRDTEDGRKFITTPKIESVAEYVYRLRGGGRIIINDADHMITVTEEGPVFLGVLESNSFEYEEQEDDEVPESFEDFVS; from the coding sequence GTGCCAACACTCGTAGAGATAGCCAGACGACACGACGGAGAGCTAACACGCGACCAGTTTGAGGATCTCTGCCGCGAGGAGTGTCGGAAACCCGATGGAAGCCGCTACTCTTCAAGTTACATCGAACGGGCTCTCTCGACCTTCATCCAGCTTGGCGTCGTGCGTGAGAAGGACGGAACGATCACTGTGTGGGAGTTTGCCAAGGAATTTGACGACGACGAAATCGAATATTCAGAATTTCTCTGGCGTGGGATCAAACAGAGTTGGGTTCTTGCAGGGAACTTCCCGGAGGGAATCGAGGGACTGCGACAAACACACTATGTCGTGACTCACGCTGAGGCTCCGCTTTCGAGTACAGAGATTCGCGAGCAATTGACCGAACAGTTCGATTACGAATACAATGACGCCGGTATTCGGGGCTACCCGGAATTACTCACTCAACTCGAAGCCCTCCGTCAAACTGAGGATGGATACGTTCCCGGTCCTCGTTCGAGTACGTTCGAGGGTCGATGGCGAGGGCGTGCCAATGTTTTCTTCAAGCTTGAACGGTGGCTCCACCATCGTGGACCGACTGTTGACGTTCCCCGAGATACGATCAAGAAAGCCTTGATGAAGTACTACATGTATCGAGAGTCCGGTGGGTGGGGACGTCATCGGCGGCTCTATAACCGATTCCTCGAGGATTACATCCGGGAGACCTCTCGGAAGAGCGATGTTGCTAACCCCCAGATACATCTTTCGGAGGAATATCATAAGGACGAGGACCCCCGTGAAGACTTGAGAGACGATATTAAGGAGAAATTCCCTGGGATTGATGGGCAAGAACTTGGGGGTCTGTATCCGGACACACTCGAAGACATTCTGGCAGCTGATACTGAGCAAGAAGCCCGCGAAATTCGTGCAACAGCGAGTCCGGGTATATCTAGACGCGACCTCCAAAGCCTTGTAGATGAAACTCGCGATCCCTATACGCCGCCAGCTGATTTTTCGCTGTTTGACTGGCAGCAAGAGGCTATCGACCAGTGGTTCAATGATGACGATTCTACGGCTGAAAGTGGAATCGCACAGGTAGTTACCGGAGCGGGGAAGACTGTTATGGCACTCGGTGCCATCAATGAATGGCTCGAGAAGCATCCTGATGGGGCAGTTACCATCGTTGTTCCGACGAAGGTACTGATGCATCAGTGGCTTCGAGAATTTATTGAGAAGCTGAATGTTCCGCCCTCAGACATTGGGTGGGCAGGTAACGGGCATAAGGACTCTCACGGTGAATGTCGGATCATCGTCAGTATCGTTAACTCCGCCGTCAAAGACGACTATCTTAGGACATCACTCAGGGAAGCTAATACCGACGAACACCTCCTTGTCGCCGACGAGTGCCATCGCTACACCGGCGACGTACATTCTCAGGTGCTCAAGTATCCGAACTCGGCGACGATGGGACTGTCTGCAACCCCTCTCTCGACAATTAACCCTGAAGAGGACGAGCTCACAGAAGACGACGAACTACTACTTGACAATCTGGGAGCGCTGTTCTATCACCTGAACTACGAGGAGGGTGTCGAACGAGGGCTTGTCTCCGAGTTCACCATTAATTACGTCGGGTTCGAACTGACTCCAGCCGAACAACACACCTACGAACAGTTCTCGAAGAAGGTTTCCTCAGCCGTTCAGGACATCGAAGCCCGGTATAGCCACCGTTTAGGGGAACTCCATGGAAGTTATCCGCAAAAACTCCAGACAATCCTGCAGACCTCTGACACGCCTACGCCTGCAATCTCGGACTTCTTCGAGTACACGCAGCGCCGCCGTGAGTTGATCGCCGAGGCCGTCTCTCGGCAGGCGATCACGCATCGCCTCCTCGAATCCGCCATTGAGCAGGACAAGAAGTCGATTGTCTTCCAGGAGCGCATCAAGCAGCTTGAACAGATGGTCGCTCCGTACGATCACCGGGATGAAGAAACTCAAACTGGGAAGTACGGTTCTAAGGAAAGTGGACGCGCAGACCTCTACCGACAGTACGAAAACGAACTTGATGAGGTAAACCGAGATCTTGAGGATCTCTTCTTCAAGGGAAGTTACGCGCCTGTGATGTACCATTCCGGCCATCAGAATGACGAATGGAACGACTGGGCCATTGAGTGGTTCCGAGACGACGGATTCGCGAACGTCATGTTGAGCGTGCAAGCACTGAAAGAGGGGGTTGACGTCCCCTCAGCAGATGTTGGAATCATCCGCGTCTCGTCAGGCAACGTTCGGGAGCGAATCCAGACACTCGGGCGTATCCTTCGGACGGGTAATGATCCCGATATGCCCTCGACGCTCCATGTTCTCTATGCTCGGGATACAGTAGATGAACGAATCTTTGAAGAAGTTGACTGGGAAGCTGAAATCGGCGGCACTCACGAGTACTACAAATGGGAAACCGGCGAGGAAGTGATTAAGGGTGAACTCGTTGGGCCAAGCCCTGAATTCGAACCTGACGTCTCGCCATATCAGCCCCCTGAAATCCCCGATGTCTCTGACCTTGAGCGAGGCGATCCATATGAGGGCCCCCGACGTGGCCAAACTATTAGTGTCAACGCCGAGGGACGGCCATTCCGAGATACGGAAGATGGACGCAAATTCATCACAACTCCAAAAATTGAATCAGTGGCCGAGTATGTGTACCGGCTCCGAGGCGGAGGTCGCATCATAATCAACGATGCCGATCACATGATTACGGTCACCGAGGAGGGGCCTGTCTTCCTCGGGGTTCTGGAATCGAATTCATTCGAATATGAGGAACAGGAGGACGATGAAGTTCCAGAGAGCTTTGAGGATTTCGTGAGTTGA
- a CDS encoding ParA family protein, with protein sequence MAYSIPEVIAVSFQKGGTGKTFTAMNLAGGLAARGFEVLLVDMDPQGTLTANLGHRELFDDLDKLSLDEVLLDVNKWDQITDLVIEHDEFDVIPANSTYTGNKTPLDSADAGEKRLGKILTRLETDYHYVVCDCPPDFSAFAKNAVTAGENVVVPMVPRSEMVHSTNLLFDMYDTLGMMHDLDIEYLAFTMTYTSTKETKQMREVLDWFDDTFGEKGVKIDDRAAFDRAKWEAGSIYVHDESLQNDQFPQFDTVVKRVLDQTSPPDFNGDVEAMRQKSTDEIRSREIEA encoded by the coding sequence ATGGCGTATTCAATCCCAGAGGTGATCGCGGTGTCGTTTCAGAAAGGAGGGACCGGAAAGACGTTTACAGCGATGAATCTCGCAGGCGGTCTCGCTGCCAGAGGTTTTGAGGTTCTCCTGGTCGATATGGACCCCCAGGGAACGCTTACTGCAAACCTCGGACATCGTGAGCTGTTTGATGATCTCGACAAGCTCTCACTCGACGAAGTGCTGCTTGACGTTAACAAGTGGGACCAGATCACCGATCTCGTAATCGAACACGACGAGTTCGATGTGATCCCCGCGAACTCGACATATACAGGTAACAAGACCCCACTAGATTCTGCTGACGCTGGAGAAAAGCGACTCGGGAAGATACTCACGCGACTGGAAACTGACTATCACTACGTAGTATGTGACTGTCCACCCGATTTCTCCGCCTTTGCAAAGAATGCCGTCACTGCCGGTGAAAACGTGGTCGTCCCGATGGTGCCACGGTCGGAGATGGTTCACTCGACGAACCTCCTGTTCGACATGTACGACACCCTCGGGATGATGCACGATCTCGACATCGAGTATCTCGCCTTCACGATGACGTACACCTCGACAAAGGAAACGAAGCAAATGCGCGAGGTACTGGACTGGTTCGACGATACCTTCGGTGAGAAAGGAGTGAAAATCGACGACCGCGCCGCGTTCGATCGCGCAAAATGGGAAGCTGGCTCCATCTATGTCCACGACGAATCACTCCAAAACGACCAGTTCCCACAGTTCGATACGGTGGTCAAGCGCGTGTTAGATCAAACGTCACCGCCTGATTTCAACGGCGACGTCGAGGCGATGCGTCAGAAATCCACCGATGAAATCCGATCACGAGAGATCGAAGCATGA
- a CDS encoding ArdC-like ssDNA-binding domain-containing protein — protein sequence MATTSDPSVSFEKTDTRHDEMHSTIEDWIDELVDHVDDAQASEEFQEWLDVQSRFHDYSHRNTLLINLQCPEATKVAGYNTWRNEFDRHVKEGESAIWIWAPIITKQCPECENSPSYHEQSDCEYDETSPDEWSKGLVGFKPTAVFDVSQTEGEPLPELETEATGDADDLVPALEDAAADIGVTVRIVDAVDWEHGDAKGVCKYRSKRDLQPVVEAKARTNQADLAVTLIHEYAHALLHADVTDETERAKREVEAEAVAYIVGRYFELDTSRSAFYLAAWQNDDADAVQERLGRIGSTAKELIETVDG from the coding sequence ATGGCTACGACCAGTGACCCGTCGGTCTCATTCGAGAAGACCGACACCCGACATGACGAGATGCACAGTACCATCGAAGACTGGATCGACGAGCTCGTCGACCACGTTGATGATGCGCAGGCGAGCGAGGAGTTCCAGGAGTGGCTCGACGTCCAGAGTCGCTTCCACGACTATTCCCATCGAAACACGCTCCTCATCAATCTCCAGTGTCCCGAGGCGACGAAGGTCGCCGGCTACAACACCTGGCGGAATGAGTTTGACCGGCACGTCAAGGAAGGCGAGTCAGCCATCTGGATTTGGGCCCCGATCATTACCAAGCAGTGTCCCGAGTGCGAGAACTCGCCTAGCTACCATGAACAAAGCGACTGTGAGTACGACGAGACATCGCCCGACGAGTGGTCGAAAGGGCTTGTCGGCTTCAAGCCAACTGCTGTCTTCGACGTGTCTCAGACTGAGGGTGAGCCGCTCCCCGAGTTGGAGACTGAGGCGACTGGCGACGCCGACGACCTAGTACCCGCACTCGAGGATGCAGCCGCTGATATCGGTGTGACGGTCCGCATCGTCGACGCTGTCGACTGGGAGCATGGCGACGCCAAGGGCGTCTGCAAATACCGGAGTAAGCGTGATCTCCAACCAGTCGTCGAGGCGAAAGCCCGTACGAATCAGGCTGATCTCGCCGTGACACTCATCCACGAGTACGCTCACGCGCTCCTCCACGCAGACGTCACCGACGAGACCGAGCGGGCGAAACGCGAGGTTGAGGCCGAGGCAGTCGCCTACATCGTCGGGCGGTATTTCGAGCTAGATACGAGCAGGTCCGCGTTCTACCTGGCCGCGTGGCAGAACGACGACGCAGACGCAGTTCAAGAACGGCTTGGTCGAATCGGATCGACTGCTAAGGAACTCATCGAAACCGTCGATGGGTAA
- a CDS encoding IS1595 family transposase: MSSAQPAFGAMFQELIELGVVEIDTEPLDARIERRLKDFWENTSCPRCGHNAVQTWPHLDRVWCRDCNFKPVCTYGTPFHEKHLTCGEVLLTFTLYADTLFSINQIAPLLGRAYKTVHTAIREVEVAIHRGFPVVWSLLNQTIDGPTQVDESGKVCSGYKGQEPPRNSRSRGGSSQRGRSRWRGRHGDQLTLVAACRDSLRVIRGQLGIDYSGDLEPVIQEAEDLFQSLGEVWTDGLQAYREMERDHRTVVHKERYVSPDGVHINQAECLFSLVQPWLRKFRGLSKQGLEQAAHTFGIVRPLSLAVESVESTIDCLVIGAFRNST, from the coding sequence ATGTCGTCTGCTCAGCCGGCGTTCGGCGCGATGTTTCAAGAGCTGATCGAGCTGGGCGTCGTCGAGATCGACACGGAGCCGCTCGATGCCCGCATCGAGCGGCGACTCAAGGACTTCTGGGAGAACACGTCCTGTCCTCGCTGCGGGCACAACGCCGTTCAAACGTGGCCGCATCTCGACCGCGTGTGGTGCCGAGACTGCAACTTCAAGCCGGTTTGCACCTACGGAACACCCTTTCACGAGAAGCACCTCACCTGTGGCGAGGTACTTCTCACGTTCACGCTCTACGCCGATACGTTGTTCAGTATCAACCAGATCGCGCCGTTGCTCGGTCGAGCCTACAAAACCGTTCACACGGCGATTCGGGAGGTGGAAGTCGCGATCCATCGCGGCTTCCCCGTCGTCTGGAGCCTCCTCAACCAGACCATCGATGGCCCGACGCAAGTCGACGAATCTGGCAAAGTCTGTTCGGGCTACAAAGGGCAAGAGCCGCCGCGGAACAGTCGTTCTCGCGGCGGCTCGTCCCAGAGAGGACGCTCACGCTGGCGAGGGCGTCACGGTGATCAACTGACGCTCGTCGCGGCATGCCGCGACTCGCTTCGCGTGATCCGCGGCCAACTCGGCATCGACTACAGCGGCGATCTTGAGCCAGTGATACAGGAGGCTGAAGACCTCTTCCAGTCGCTGGGAGAGGTCTGGACCGACGGCCTCCAAGCCTACCGAGAGATGGAGCGTGACCATCGAACGGTCGTGCACAAGGAAAGATACGTCTCGCCCGACGGTGTCCACATTAACCAGGCTGAGTGCCTGTTTTCGCTTGTCCAGCCGTGGCTGCGGAAGTTTCGCGGCCTGTCCAAGCAGGGCTTGGAACAGGCCGCTCACACCTTCGGCATCGTTCGGCCACTCTCTCTGGCTGTCGAATCCGTCGAGTCAACCATTGATTGTCTCGTTATCGGGGCCTTCCGCAATTCTACATAA
- a CDS encoding orc1/cdc6 family replication initiation protein — protein sequence MGPRFQPDDTLYKRRNTLKVEYIPDDIVGRDNEIEEYEAALQPIINGEYPDNIFIYGKTGVGKTAVTNFLLNELRDSAEHFAVDTAFVTVNCDGLSTSYQAAINLVNNLRDPENHIAETGHPQSKVYRLLWDELNKLSGTVIIVLDEIDHISDDTFLYQITRADNNGYIDNIQLGLIGISNDSTFREQLDAKVQSSLCETEISFPPYGTEELQKVLEQRAEIAFHQNALEEDVIPLCAALGRQDGGDARRAITLLRKAGDLARTENASTVTTDLVERAQEKLEAQQSMDIMRDLTEHEQLTLYALTTLAAEDETPARSRVVYQRYKELCEFQARDPRTARRMRSFLSDFEMLNLTLSHKEHRGQDGGTYREHEINRDIATVVDALQTTISEFGAHRSIVDYLPDSGEEFATM from the coding sequence ATGGGTCCTCGGTTCCAACCCGACGATACGCTCTATAAACGACGCAACACGCTCAAGGTAGAGTACATCCCGGATGACATCGTTGGCCGGGATAACGAGATCGAAGAGTACGAAGCCGCCCTTCAGCCAATCATCAATGGGGAGTACCCCGACAATATTTTCATCTACGGGAAGACTGGTGTCGGGAAAACTGCCGTCACGAACTTCCTTCTCAATGAACTTCGGGACTCCGCGGAACACTTCGCTGTCGACACTGCCTTCGTTACCGTCAACTGTGACGGCCTCAGCACGAGTTACCAGGCCGCAATCAATCTCGTCAACAATCTCCGTGACCCCGAAAACCACATCGCCGAGACCGGGCATCCCCAGTCCAAAGTCTATCGTCTTCTTTGGGACGAACTCAACAAACTCTCCGGGACAGTCATCATCGTCCTCGACGAGATCGACCACATCTCTGACGATACGTTTCTCTATCAGATCACGCGTGCCGACAACAACGGATACATCGACAACATCCAGCTTGGTCTCATCGGCATTAGCAATGATTCGACATTCCGAGAGCAGCTCGATGCGAAGGTTCAGTCATCGCTCTGTGAAACCGAGATTTCGTTCCCGCCATATGGAACAGAAGAACTCCAGAAGGTGCTTGAACAGCGGGCCGAAATCGCGTTCCACCAAAACGCACTTGAGGAAGATGTAATTCCACTCTGTGCTGCACTCGGCCGACAGGATGGCGGTGATGCTCGACGGGCAATCACGCTTCTCCGGAAAGCTGGCGATCTCGCCCGAACAGAGAACGCATCCACAGTCACGACTGATCTCGTCGAACGCGCCCAAGAGAAACTTGAGGCCCAGCAAAGCATGGATATCATGCGTGATCTCACCGAACACGAACAACTTACACTGTACGCGCTCACAACGCTCGCCGCCGAGGACGAAACTCCGGCGCGGTCACGTGTCGTCTACCAGCGATACAAGGAACTCTGCGAGTTTCAGGCTCGGGATCCCCGTACAGCCCGTCGGATGCGGAGCTTCCTTTCCGACTTCGAGATGCTCAATCTCACACTCTCCCACAAGGAACATCGTGGCCAAGACGGCGGTACGTACCGCGAACACGAGATCAACCGCGACATCGCGACCGTTGTCGACGCTCTCCAGACTACAATTAGTGAATTCGGTGCTCACCGGAGTATTGTCGACTATCTTCCCGATTCCGGTGAAGAATTCGCCACGATGTAG
- a CDS encoding nucleoside deaminase: MTDTNADGFDHDSHLRKTFDLAREAADRGDKPFGSVLVRGDTIVMTDSNREVTENDIRRHPELHLAYRACRELDPDERSETVMYTSTEPCPMCAGGMAKAGFDRVVYSVGSDEIAEFTGDEPSVRSAEILDGVSDVVGPVLNDEGRQIHEEFDW; encoded by the coding sequence GTGACTGACACGAACGCCGACGGCTTCGACCATGACTCACATCTGCGCAAAACCTTCGACCTCGCTCGTGAGGCCGCCGATCGCGGCGACAAGCCGTTCGGCAGCGTGCTCGTCCGCGGCGATACGATCGTCATGACCGACTCGAACCGTGAGGTCACGGAGAACGACATCCGCCGGCATCCCGAACTGCATCTCGCCTACCGCGCGTGTCGCGAACTCGACCCGGACGAACGTTCCGAGACGGTGATGTACACGAGCACGGAGCCGTGCCCGATGTGTGCCGGGGGAATGGCCAAGGCCGGATTCGACCGCGTCGTCTACAGCGTCGGCAGCGACGAGATCGCGGAGTTCACGGGTGACGAGCCGTCGGTTCGGTCGGCAGAAATCCTCGACGGCGTCAGCGACGTCGTCGGGCCTGTTCTGAACGACGAGGGACGGCAGATCCACGAGGAATTCGACTGGTGA
- a CDS encoding DUF6610 family protein, whose translation MALSARPTSSIAGEITDARQADQIAFLHRVPFALDAFRLGFLTGFREDCTYQQQQYTDLESPVGMLDNDFRNPDLNRYVERFFEYKPQVVVIGDAYDVDEVDEYVAAAREIQGSYPDADLVIVPKCRAAIQAIPDDIVVGYSRGYADRLAHEFSDPADWRGRRVHILGGSPPKQLDVIDQLTRPTLTGDPPADIVGVDWNGVHRGAQFGEFWTPDGWDDSGRDAEHMTVRKTVRHGLARIREFWQAHGVWPESTPQEDGPELTYRGPSLGDLGSAACTESEENVWTTERGPYIVEYDTGEIYGYCSYDCYFAHRHRNNLEEVAGEQSVYLPPA comes from the coding sequence ATGGCGCTTTCAGCACGTCCAACCAGCAGCATCGCCGGCGAGATTACGGACGCCCGGCAGGCCGACCAGATTGCGTTCCTCCACCGCGTTCCATTTGCGCTTGACGCATTCCGACTCGGCTTTCTCACGGGCTTTCGCGAGGACTGTACATACCAACAGCAACAGTACACAGACTTGGAGTCACCAGTCGGAATGCTGGATAATGATTTTCGTAATCCCGATCTGAATCGGTATGTCGAGCGCTTTTTCGAGTACAAACCGCAGGTCGTCGTGATCGGTGACGCCTACGACGTCGACGAGGTCGACGAGTACGTTGCCGCTGCGCGCGAGATTCAGGGGAGTTACCCGGACGCGGACCTCGTGATCGTCCCGAAGTGCCGTGCAGCAATCCAAGCTATCCCCGATGACATCGTCGTCGGGTACTCCCGCGGCTACGCTGATCGACTCGCGCACGAGTTCTCTGATCCTGCTGATTGGCGCGGGCGACGTGTCCACATTCTCGGCGGTAGTCCACCCAAGCAGCTCGACGTGATCGACCAGCTCACCCGCCCGACGCTGACGGGTGACCCACCCGCGGATATCGTCGGCGTTGATTGGAACGGTGTCCATCGTGGGGCGCAGTTCGGCGAGTTCTGGACGCCGGACGGCTGGGACGACAGCGGTCGCGACGCCGAGCACATGACAGTTCGGAAGACCGTTCGCCACGGTCTTGCCCGGATTCGTGAATTCTGGCAGGCACACGGTGTCTGGCCCGAGTCGACGCCCCAGGAGGACGGGCCCGAACTCACATATCGCGGCCCGTCACTCGGCGATCTCGGGAGTGCTGCGTGTACTGAGTCTGAGGAAAACGTCTGGACAACCGAGCGCGGTCCCTACATCGTCGAGTACGATACGGGCGAGATCTATGGCTACTGCAGCTATGATTGCTACTTCGCGCACCGGCACCGGAACAACCTTGAGGAGGTCGCCGGCGAGCAGAGCGTGTACCTCCCGCCCGCGTGA
- a CDS encoding DUF488 family protein, whose translation MARVYTFGHSSRSIEEFVSVLHSYDVTIVVDVRRFPGSRRNPQFGADALATALDEHGIGYRHFEALGGRRSSPEADSPNDEWDNDSFQAYADYALTDEFQTALDELVALAETDVPAIVCAEAVYWRCHRRIIADWLLARGCDIVNIYDVDHADEHELTRFAEVANGRVTYPAGGK comes from the coding sequence ATGGCCCGCGTGTACACGTTCGGACACTCCTCGCGTTCGATCGAAGAGTTCGTCTCAGTGCTCCACAGCTACGACGTCACCATCGTAGTCGACGTCCGCCGGTTTCCCGGCTCGCGGCGGAACCCCCAGTTCGGTGCTGACGCGCTGGCCACGGCCCTCGACGAGCACGGGATCGGATACCGCCACTTCGAGGCGCTTGGGGGCCGGCGTTCGAGCCCCGAGGCGGACTCACCGAACGACGAGTGGGACAACGACTCGTTCCAGGCGTACGCCGACTACGCGCTCACCGACGAATTTCAAACTGCGCTCGACGAGCTGGTCGCGCTCGCCGAGACCGACGTGCCGGCGATTGTCTGCGCCGAAGCCGTCTATTGGCGCTGTCATCGGCGGATCATCGCCGACTGGCTCCTCGCCCGCGGCTGCGACATCGTCAATATCTATGACGTCGACCACGCTGACGAGCACGAATTGACTCGATTCGCGGAGGTGGCAAACGGGCGGGTTACCTATCCTGCGGGTGGAAAGTAG
- a CDS encoding transcriptional regulator TrmB → MSKATGDPERAINGLMSVAQLLEEPRLARLYTYILREGEVTIDKIVADIDTPRTTAYADTGTLVDLGVLTRDEAQKTHTYTGIPITLTANLDGDTYTITPTLVEAIGRSPQDQDLDLLIEKHGMGKLAAALTYAIPYVEGGMTERLAARELNLQPAFGIAVLQALREVILDMRECDPYFDQIRNARDKPVDEEA, encoded by the coding sequence ATGTCGAAAGCGACGGGGGACCCCGAACGCGCCATTAATGGCCTAATGTCAGTGGCACAGCTACTTGAAGAGCCACGGCTCGCTCGCCTCTACACGTATATTCTCCGTGAAGGCGAAGTGACGATTGATAAAATCGTCGCCGACATCGACACACCCCGCACGACCGCGTACGCGGATACGGGAACGCTCGTCGATCTCGGGGTACTCACGCGGGATGAAGCGCAGAAAACCCACACCTACACGGGCATCCCGATCACGCTCACTGCGAACCTCGATGGCGATACGTACACGATCACGCCCACGCTCGTCGAGGCAATCGGCCGGTCGCCCCAGGATCAGGATCTCGACCTGCTGATCGAGAAACATGGCATGGGCAAGCTCGCTGCAGCGCTCACGTACGCGATTCCGTATGTTGAGGGCGGCATGACCGAACGCCTCGCAGCACGCGAACTCAACCTTCAACCTGCGTTCGGGATTGCGGTACTCCAGGCACTCCGCGAGGTGATTCTCGATATGCGGGAGTGCGATCCATATTTCGACCAAATTCGGAATGCGCGTGACAAGCCGGTCGACGAGGAAGCGTAG
- a CDS encoding helix-turn-helix domain-containing protein, translating to MADERRHDRDENETDERTASSAGEARLRDDFFTGPRIATFEDYLEQLDAIANSTRFVICYLLYEDGDTTYKELSNATDKAGNALNHHLDTLQSAGLITQSKQRVDGQERSVYTLSILGQKLIDPMIDLIAEEGDLAEQYT from the coding sequence ATGGCAGACGAACGCCGACACGACCGGGACGAGAACGAAACCGACGAGCGGACGGCGTCGTCCGCCGGCGAGGCCCGGCTTCGGGACGACTTCTTTACGGGCCCGCGCATCGCCACGTTCGAGGATTACCTCGAACAGCTCGACGCGATCGCCAATTCGACCCGTTTCGTGATTTGCTACCTCCTCTACGAAGACGGCGACACGACGTACAAAGAGCTGAGCAACGCGACTGACAAGGCTGGCAACGCGCTCAATCACCACCTCGATACGCTCCAGTCCGCGGGGCTCATCACGCAGTCGAAGCAACGAGTCGACGGGCAAGAGCGGTCAGTCTATACACTCTCGATCCTCGGCCAGAAACTCATCGACCCCATGATCGATTTAATCGCCGAGGAAGGCGACCTCGCTGAACAGTACACGTAA